The Glycine soja cultivar W05 chromosome 3, ASM419377v2, whole genome shotgun sequence genome window below encodes:
- the LOC114407555 gene encoding calmodulin-binding protein 60 B-like isoform X2 has translation MASKRTFDDEEDHQGNDDRDLGRLAKRRHGDPQEAEAMFIASLIASHLRPAIQKEIKEGLRSMFRGCACLCSPRSSINQQGGASTSGGRAMQLCFVNKLPIEFFTTFNITAEDGGPVQIELRYAGSQQRVVTEQVSNMKVQICVLDGDFGKDGNEDWSADEFNAQIVKPREGKGQLLKGETVIKLEKGFACINNKIEFTDNSIGTRNKKFRLGVKFLQSTSVSVSVREGRSEAFRVKDKRGEPYKKRDRPSLNDEVWCLKNIRRNGDLHKDLLKNKIKTVKDLLRLNTIGSLREKFGKVKKWDEIIEHAEKCAVDDDGFYMYRYDATVSLVLNCIYKVEAIFYGQHYRSLQSLNLEEQRLVERVKQEAYQNLQNLVPIPTPPPHDIVKTLTGTQYGSPDQGQSELWISTTSTSIVHEAPLNLSGGSQVVPVETYNIDDGTGWDIGQFESYILPNQLLEPVNPCSFPYGDGATSSNHSFFLNPAVYTSSKGKSKTVWQKTRNILKWVIPHVTKWKVFRPQILQHY, from the exons ATGGCATCTAAAAGGACCTTTGACGACGAGGAAGATCATCAAGGTAATGATGACAGAGATCTTGGACGTCTCGCTAAGAGGAGACATGGCGACCCACAAGAAGCCGAGGCCATGTTCATTGCTTCTCT TATTGCCTCGCACTTGAGACCTGCAATTCAAAAAGAG ATTAAAGAGGGGCTCCGATCTATGTTCCGGGGTTGCGCATGCCTGtg TTCCCCCCGATCATCCATTAACCAACAGGGTGGCGCTTCTACTTCTGGAGGCAGAGCCATGCAATTGTGCTTCGTGAATAAACTGCCTATAGAATTTTTCACCACGTTCAATATCACAGCTGAGGACGGTGGTCCAGTTCAAATTGAGCTGCGTTATGCTGGATCGCAACAACGCGTAGTGACGGAACAAGTTTCTAACATGAAGGTTCAGATCTGTGTCCTAGATGGTGATTTCGGTAAGGACGGAAACGAGGACTGGAGTGCAGATGAATTTAATGCCCAAATTGTGAAACCAAGAGAGGGGAAGGGGCAATTACTGAAAGGAGAGACTGTTATTAAACTTGAAAAGGGGTTTGCTTGTATCAATAACAAGATCGAGTTTACTGATAACTCTATCGGCACAAGAAACAAAAAGTTTCGGTTAGGAGTTAAATTTCTGCAATCTACTTCCGTTAGCGTTAGCGTTAGGGAAGGCAGAAGTGAAGCCTTCAGGGTTAAGGATAAACGAGGAGAGC CGTACAAGAAACGCGACCGTCCCTCGTTGAATGATGAGGTATGGTGTCTGAAGAATATAAGAAGAAACGGTGATCTTCACAAGGATCttttgaagaataaaataaaaactgtcAAGGATCTTTTGCGCTTGAACACAATCGGTTCATTACGGGAG AAATTCGGCAAGGTTAAAAAATGGGACGAAATCATCGAACATGCTGAAAAATGTGCAGTTGACGATGATGGGTTCTACATGTATCGCTATGATGCAACCGTTTCCCTTGTCTTGAACTGCATCTATAAGGTTGAGGCGATTTTTTATGGGCAACACTATCGGTCTCTGCAATCTCTGAATTTGGAGGAGCAG CGTTTGGTGGAAAGAGTTAAGCAGGAAGCATACCAAAATTTGCAGAATCTGGTGCCAATTCCGACGCCACCACCACATGACATAGTGAAGACTTTGACGGGTACACAATACGGTTCACCAGATCAAG GGCAATCAGAACTTTGGATATCCACCACCTCAACATCAATTGTGCATGAAGCGCCACTAAACTTGTCTGGTGGGTCGCAGGTTGTCCCCGTTGAAACATATAATATTGATGATGGAACCGGATGGGACATTGGTCAATTTGAAAGTTACATTCTTCCTAACCAATTATTGGAGCCAGTTAATCCTTGCTCTTTTCCCTATGGCGATGGAGCAACATCTAGCAATCATTCGTTTTTCCTCAACCCTGCTGTGTATACATCAAGCAAAGGGAAAAGCAAAACAGTTTGGCAGAAGACTCGAAACATTCTCAAATGGGTCATACCTCATGTCACCAAATGGAAGGTGTTCCGACCTCAAATCCTTCAACATTATTAG
- the LOC114407554 gene encoding calmodulin-binding protein 60 D-like, whose translation MVSKRQSGQRHEGRGKVPIQEQKQASISGLRNVINALWMSDKSSYLENFLRRVVREVVEQKIQDQAHLFSRERVGEAGISGAKHLKLCFINKLPETIFTRSSIITKDESFLQIALFDVRTESVVNDGPLSSLKIEICVLDGEFGSHGCEDWTEDEFNSNILREREGKEPLLIGERFITLKGGVGCITKIAFSDNSRWQRSRRFRIGVKAVQPTSNGEKIQEGRSEPFVVKDNRGESYKKHYPPYLKLNDDIWRLKKIAKEGKIHKQLSLHGIHNVKDLLRFYITNEPSLYETFGNIPKKSWLVITEHAKACEIDDYQLYSYHSEELQVGLLFNSIYILVGVTFDWQNYYLPDTLNPREKHLVEIVKHQAYKNVYDLKLIEETKLNYLNLAACLKARQSDTQDQGLQHVNISTAQGQSVTFPDYSQPSISPSYTDEGMHDHQVYADPLPGITEMSQNSHLLDELSSEMYTEEDSCDLNGSQFPFVRGGYSTENESSEIQFIDDCSPYTTWEPETGILFGSPVGAEFSSYSTFINSDVDISSSGKTKAVWYKIRVALKWVISVKRDAAARRNGHLFYHNY comes from the exons ATGGTATCAAAAAGGCAATCTGGTCAGAGGCACGAAGGCAGGGGCAAAGTTCCAATTCAGGAGCAAAAACAAGCATCAATCAG TGGCCTTAGAAATGTGATCAACGCGCTATGGATGAGTGATAAATCTTCCTATTTGGAAAATTTTCTGCGAAGAGTG GTAAGAGAGGTGGTGGAACAAAAAATCCAGGACCAAGCTCATCTATTTTCAAG GGAAAGGGTTGGTGAGGCTGGCATATCCGGAGCCAAACATTTAAAGTTGTGTTTTATTAATAAGCTGCCTGAAACAATTTTTACCCGGTCTAGTATAATAACAAAAGATGAATCATTTCTTCAAATTGCGTTATTTGATGTTAGAACTGAGTCTGTAGTAAATGATGGTCCTCTTTCCTCACTAAAGATAGAGATCTGTGTCCTGGATGGAGAGTTTGGATCTCATGGCTGTGAGGATTGGACTGAAGATGAGTTCAATTCCAATATTTTACGCGAAAGAGAAGGTAAAGAGCCTCTATTGATTGGAGAGAGATTTATTACGCTAAAAGGTGGAGTTGGTTGTATAACTAAAATTGCCTTCTCTGACAACTCGAGATGGCAAAGAAGCAGAAGGTTCAGGATTGGAGTCAAAGCTGTGCAACCAACTTCCAATGGAGAAAAGATTCAGGAGGGTAGAAGTGAACCTTTTGTAGTCAAAGATAACAGAGGAGAGT CCTACAAGAAACACTACCCTCCATACTTGAAGTTGAATGATGATATATGGCGTTTGAAGAAAATTGCTAAGGAAGGAAAAATCCACAAGCAGCTCTCTTTGCATGGAATTCACAACGTCAAGGATCTCTTGCGTTTTTACATAACCAACGAACCTTCATTATATGAA ACGTTTGGAAATATTCCAAAGAAGTCATGGTTAGTAATCACTGAGCATGCCAAAGCCTGTGAGATAGATGATTACCAGCTTTACAGCTATCACTCAGAAGAACTGCAAGTAGGCCTGCTATTCAATTCCATCTACATCCTTGTGGGAGTGACATTCGATTggcaaaattattatttacctgATACTCTCAATCCTAGAGAAAAG CATTTGGTGGAAATAGTGAAGCATCAGGCCTACAAAAATGTGTACGATTTGAAATTGATTGAAGAGACTAAGTTGAACTATTTAAATCTAGCTGCATGTCTAAAAGCAAGGCAGTCTGACACTCAAGATCAAGGTCTGCAACATGTTAATATCTCAACTGCACAAG GTCAATCAGTAACATTTCCAGATTATAGTCAACCATCTATCTCTCCTTCATATACTGATGAAGGAATGCATGACCACCAAGTTTATGCTGATCCACTGCCAGGCATAACAGAGATGTCACAAAACAGTCATCTGTTAGATGAACTTTCCTCTGAAATGTACACTGAAGAGGATAGTTGTGACCTTAATGGATCGCAATTTCCATTCGTGCGAGGTGGTTATTCAACAGAGAATGAAAGCTCAGAGATTCAATTCATAGATGATTGTTCTCCTTACACAACATGGGAGCCAGAAACTGGCATTTTATTTGGTTCTCCTGTTGGAGCAGAATTTAGCAGCTATTCTACTTTCATCAATTCGGATGTGGATATATCAAGTAGTGGCAAAACCAAAGCAGTGTGGTATAAGATTCGTGTTGCTCTCAAATGGGTCATATCAGTGAAAAGGGATGCAGCTGCCAGAAGGAATGGCCATCTATTTTACCATAACTATTAG
- the LOC114407555 gene encoding calmodulin-binding protein 60 B-like isoform X1 produces the protein MASKRTFDDEEDHQGNDDRDLGRLAKRRHGDPQEAEAMFIASLIASHLRPAIQKEIKEGLRSMFRGCACLCSPRSSINQQGGASTSGGRAMQLCFVNKLPIEFFTTFNITAEDGGPVQIELRYAGSQQRVVTEQVSNMKVQICVLDGDFGKDGNEDWSADEFNAQIVKPREGKGQLLKGETVIKLEKGFACINNKIEFTDNSIGTRNKKFRLGVKFLQSTSVSVSVREGRSEAFRVKDKRGEPYKKRDRPSLNDEVWCLKNIRRNGDLHKDLLKNKIKTVKDLLRLNTIGSLREKFGKVKKWDEIIEHAEKCAVDDDGFYMYRYDATVSLVLNCIYKVEAIFYGQHYRSLQSLNLEEQRLVERVKQEAYQNLQNLVPIPTPPPHDIVKTLTGTQYGSPDQGQQGQSELWISTTSTSIVHEAPLNLSGGSQVVPVETYNIDDGTGWDIGQFESYILPNQLLEPVNPCSFPYGDGATSSNHSFFLNPAVYTSSKGKSKTVWQKTRNILKWVIPHVTKWKVFRPQILQHY, from the exons ATGGCATCTAAAAGGACCTTTGACGACGAGGAAGATCATCAAGGTAATGATGACAGAGATCTTGGACGTCTCGCTAAGAGGAGACATGGCGACCCACAAGAAGCCGAGGCCATGTTCATTGCTTCTCT TATTGCCTCGCACTTGAGACCTGCAATTCAAAAAGAG ATTAAAGAGGGGCTCCGATCTATGTTCCGGGGTTGCGCATGCCTGtg TTCCCCCCGATCATCCATTAACCAACAGGGTGGCGCTTCTACTTCTGGAGGCAGAGCCATGCAATTGTGCTTCGTGAATAAACTGCCTATAGAATTTTTCACCACGTTCAATATCACAGCTGAGGACGGTGGTCCAGTTCAAATTGAGCTGCGTTATGCTGGATCGCAACAACGCGTAGTGACGGAACAAGTTTCTAACATGAAGGTTCAGATCTGTGTCCTAGATGGTGATTTCGGTAAGGACGGAAACGAGGACTGGAGTGCAGATGAATTTAATGCCCAAATTGTGAAACCAAGAGAGGGGAAGGGGCAATTACTGAAAGGAGAGACTGTTATTAAACTTGAAAAGGGGTTTGCTTGTATCAATAACAAGATCGAGTTTACTGATAACTCTATCGGCACAAGAAACAAAAAGTTTCGGTTAGGAGTTAAATTTCTGCAATCTACTTCCGTTAGCGTTAGCGTTAGGGAAGGCAGAAGTGAAGCCTTCAGGGTTAAGGATAAACGAGGAGAGC CGTACAAGAAACGCGACCGTCCCTCGTTGAATGATGAGGTATGGTGTCTGAAGAATATAAGAAGAAACGGTGATCTTCACAAGGATCttttgaagaataaaataaaaactgtcAAGGATCTTTTGCGCTTGAACACAATCGGTTCATTACGGGAG AAATTCGGCAAGGTTAAAAAATGGGACGAAATCATCGAACATGCTGAAAAATGTGCAGTTGACGATGATGGGTTCTACATGTATCGCTATGATGCAACCGTTTCCCTTGTCTTGAACTGCATCTATAAGGTTGAGGCGATTTTTTATGGGCAACACTATCGGTCTCTGCAATCTCTGAATTTGGAGGAGCAG CGTTTGGTGGAAAGAGTTAAGCAGGAAGCATACCAAAATTTGCAGAATCTGGTGCCAATTCCGACGCCACCACCACATGACATAGTGAAGACTTTGACGGGTACACAATACGGTTCACCAGATCAAGGTCAGCAAG GGCAATCAGAACTTTGGATATCCACCACCTCAACATCAATTGTGCATGAAGCGCCACTAAACTTGTCTGGTGGGTCGCAGGTTGTCCCCGTTGAAACATATAATATTGATGATGGAACCGGATGGGACATTGGTCAATTTGAAAGTTACATTCTTCCTAACCAATTATTGGAGCCAGTTAATCCTTGCTCTTTTCCCTATGGCGATGGAGCAACATCTAGCAATCATTCGTTTTTCCTCAACCCTGCTGTGTATACATCAAGCAAAGGGAAAAGCAAAACAGTTTGGCAGAAGACTCGAAACATTCTCAAATGGGTCATACCTCATGTCACCAAATGGAAGGTGTTCCGACCTCAAATCCTTCAACATTATTAG